From bacterium (Candidatus Blackallbacteria) CG13_big_fil_rev_8_21_14_2_50_49_14:
CCAGTCGATGGGGGTGATCCACAGTGCCCACTTTGCCAATCCGGTAATAGGTGCGCGCGTCATTGCGCTGAAAAACGGAAATCGAACTTTCCATCTGATTGGCAATAAAAAACAGGCCATCGGGCCCCATCACCAGATCGCGAGGAACCTGACCGGTATCAATCCAGCGCTCCACACGGTGCACCAAGGTATTAAAGACCAGCACCCGGTTTTGGGTCGGAGAGAGAATCAAGGCCTGAACAGTGGCCGTGGTATCATCCTGGGGCACTCGTTTGCCACAGCTGAAAAGCAGCAGGGGTAAAAGCAAGAAACCAAGAATAGGTTTGTACATGCTCTGATTATACCCTCTAAAGTGACCAATCGATGCTTTCAAGTTCAAAATGGGCATAATCTGCCAGGTTGCGTGTCACCAGGGTCAGGCCATGTACCCGTGCCACGGCAGCAATCTGTCCATCGGCAAAGGGGGGCGTCAGGCCTTGCCCCTCCAGACGGGCGCGTTCACGGGCATGCCATTCAGCAGCAGGGGGTGAATAGGTCAAAATGGGCAGGGTGGCCAGCACCACCTCGTGCAGATAATTTTCAATCGTGCTGCGCTTTCGCCCTTTGGGCAAACGGTAACAGCCATAAAAGAGTTCATGAATCACGATACTGGCAGTCGCGCAGCGATCTGCCTGCGTTTGCAATTGCGAAAGAATGCGGGGGTTCGGCTGGGGGCGCAGGGGTTCAGAGAGAATATTGGTATCGAGCAGATAGGTAAGGGTCACAGGGTTTACCAGTGAAAGGAGCGGCCAGGGGAGGAATCGCGGAGATTGTCGAAGGTATCATCAGGGGGAAGGGGTTCAGGGGGGTGTGAGAGAAAGGCTTGAAGGGCGGTGCCGAAAGAGGGTTGCGGGTGGGTCAGGCGTGAATAATCATCCATCGAGAGCAAGACCGCGACGGGTTTCCCGCGCCGGGTAATTTGAACGCAGGTGCCTGTCTCCGCCGCATGCACGAGGCTGGGCAAAGCATTTTTCGCTTCGGCAATCGAATAGGAACTGCTCATTTCAGGCCTCCAGATGGCTATCTATATGGCTATATTATAGCAGAAAAAGAGCAGCTGCTGACGTAAGGCTCAAGAAAAATTCAGTCCTCATCGCGGAACATCAAGGGCCTGGCACCATCGAATTTGCGGATCCGCACAGCGACAATCGCTTCAACCCGCCCTTTTAGGCCAAGAGTTTAAGACAAACGGTGAATTTCAAGCAATTGCGGCGGGGTCGCATCGGGGGGATAGACCAGCTCCAATTTCAAGCGCCGTGTTTCACCCGCAGGCAGAACCAAAACCTTCAGGGCCGGGGCCTCTTCTCCTGCGCGTAAAACCTGATGCAGCCAGAAATCCTCGGGCTTTTGTTCTGGCCCCCAACTCAAGCGCAAAGAGCCCCGAAAAAAAACAGCTTCCGCAGGCGGCGAACGAAAAACAGCCAGCGCTTCGCCCGGTGAGCGCTCGATTACTTTCAGGGGTTGGTGTAAATAAACCGCATAGCTGCGGGCCTGGGGATCAGGATTCTGCAAATCCGCCTCCAGCAGATAATGCACCCCATAATTGCCGTGTGATTGAACCGCCGTCCCCGGCACCCGCACCCGCAAAGGGGCACTCTGATTCTGGCCCGTGCCCATGCGCTTGAGATAGACGCTGGAAAGTGGAAAGCCCACACGCTCACCGGGTGCTTGGGGCAAGTCTTCCAATTTGCCTCGCCAACTGGCCCCACTGACCATGCCTGCGACGCGTCCATAGCGGAATCCCCCTGCCGGAGGCGGCTTCGCGGGGTCATATTCCGTGACAGGAATTTCAGGTGGGCCCGCCACCTGACCGGAAGCCAGCAAAGTCAATAAATCCTGAGGCCGGGGCGGAGAACCACTGTCTGAAACCCACGACAAAACAGAGAGATGCACAGGCTCCAAACTTTCAAAGCTTAACAGCGCAGAGAGGGCATTGTCCTGCTGTAAAACCCAAAGAGGATTGGTGGGAATCGCCTCCAGAAAGATCACCGCTTGCTCGCCCGGAGCCAGCAAAATCTGCTGCGGATTCAAGGTGCTTTCGTCGCGCAGCACCGCCAAAGCCAGGCGATCTCCAGGGCCCGAAAACAGCTCGCCCCGTGGATTGTTATGAATCCCCGCCACAGGCTTAAAGGGGGCCTCAGGCCAGGTTCTGAAAAATGCGCCTTTTTTCAGGGTCAGGCGCAAGCTCTCCTGCGAAGGATTGCTTGCAACCACCGCCAGATAGACACGGGCACTTGATAAAACAGCCGTCCGCGCCACATGGTGCATAAACAGCTCGAAGCGCCCCTGCAGAGGAATGCCCAGCTTGCGGCCCTGGTTCAAATCACCGGCTGGCAGCGTAGAAACCAGAATCCCGGATTGTTCGATCCGTTCTGGACTGTTGCTGTGCAAAACCGGCATGCTATCCAGGCTTCCTGGCAAGGGCAGAATCCGCAGTGGATGTGTGCTTTCGGTAAAGGAATCGGCCTGTTCAGGCTTCTGAAGCGCAGCACAGGCCGCAAAAAAACCCAAGAGACAGAGCAGGGCCAGACGTGGAAAAGGCTTACAGATTCGTATACTCATGTTTTGAATTTTAGCCAGGAGCCCCCAAAGAAAGCAAGCTAAAGCCTCGCTTTTCAGCAAAGTCCTGCCCCAGCCTGAGGGGAATGACCTATACTGAAAAACATGAATCTTCAGTCAAAATACAGTCATGCGCTTCGCCAATCCTGAAGCTTTTTTACTGCTGCTTGTGCTGCCCCTGTTCTGGTTTCTGCGCAGAAACCGCCAGGAACCCAGCCAGGCCATGCCCCTGCCTGCCTACCAATTTTTAAAGGATATCCGTCAGCCCTGGCCCTGGAAACTCTGGCTTCCCCGCCTGCTGACCCTGCTCGGTCTGATTTGCCTGATCAGCGCGATGGCCCGCCCCCAGGCCGGACGGGAAGTGACCAGCACCAAAGAAAAAGGCGTGGATATTATCCTGGCACTGGATACTTCCGGCAGCATGCTGGCAGAAGACTTTCTGCCCAACCGCCTGGAAGCCGCCAAAAAAGTCATTGCTGAATTCGTGCGCAACCAAAAAAGCAACCGGGTCGGCATGGTGGTTTTTGCCGGGCGTTCGTTTACGCTTTTGCCCATGACCACCGACTACAGCCTGATTATTGAAGCCATCAAAGATATTCACCCCCATATCGTCAAAATCGACGGCACAGCGATTGGCGACGGCATTTCCAATGCGATTTACCGCTTTCGCGAAGACAATCTCAAAAGCCGGGTCTTGATTCTGCTCACCGATGGTGAAAACACGGCGGGGAATATTAAACCTTTGGTGGCGGCCCAGGTCGCCCGCCAGAAAAATGTCCGCATTTACACGATTGGCATGGGCAAGGCCGAAGGGGTTCCCATTCCGGTCACCGATCCCCGCACCGGTCAGCGCTACTATGTTCGCGACCGCAGTGGCAACCTGTACCTCAGCCGTATCAACGCCAAAGAGCTGACTGAAATCGCACAGCTCACCGGGGGGCTCTATTTTCAGGCCGATAATGCCGAGAAACTCAAGGATATCTACAAACGCATCGCCGAAATGGAAAAAGCTGAATACGAGGTCAAGCACACCACCCTGTATCTGGAACAGATGGTCTGGTTTGGCGTGCCTGCTTTGATTCTTTTGATGCTGGCCCTGCTGATGAACCTGACCGTTTCACGGGTCTTGCGGGTTTAAGAGGCCAGGCTGAGTTGGGGGTGCCCAATCACCACATGGTGCGCCTTGCAGCGGGGCTGGTACTCTTCATCCCCAATCAAAACGGTGGGGCTGTTATAGTGGGCGGGCTGCCCATTGAGCAAACGCTGAGAAAAGGGGGCCTCTGCGCCACAGCTTTCACACAGAGCGTGCAGGGCAATCCGCGAATCACAGCTTTCAATCAGATCCTGCATGGTCTTGCCTGAACTGGCATAGTCTTTTAAGGGAAAAAATTCACGGCGAAAATCACGGTCCAAACCCGAAAGAAAAACAGAGAGACCGGCTTGCCGCAAAATCTGACAAACTTCCAGCAAAGCTGAATCGAGTAAAAAAACCTCATCAATCAGGCAGGCTTGGGGTTGACGGCCTTCCGGCAGACAAGCCTGCAAGGTCAGGGCCTGTGTTTCTGGGCAAGGGGCAGCAGCCTGTGTGCCCTCACGGATCAGCTGCAAAATTTCCTGGGCACTGTCAACGCCCAAGGCCTCGATATCACGGCAGGCCGCATCCCGCGATTTAATAAAACAACCATCCCGCGTATCCTGACGGGGTTTAAAAGCCAGAAAAGGAATTCCGGCGGCATAAAGTTCTTCGGCTTTTTGAACCAGATAGCGGGATTTTCCACTTTTCATGGGGCCATAGCAAATTTCAAGCTGGGGTGTTTCGTGCACGGGAGTGTGATCCTTGCCGCAAAGTAATACCGTATCCTACCATGTTTTTTTTGCAACCCGGAACCCAGCACAAAGGCTCAGAATCAGGTCGAAAGAATGCGTAAAAAGCTGCGCTGGGTTCAAAAATCAGGCCAAGGCACTCTGCTCAGAATTTACAAAATTCAACAAAAAAAACAGCCCCCCTGAAGGGGCTGTCTCGCGCTACTGAAAGCGCATCAAATTAAAAGGCGTAATTCAAAAAGGCTTGAATCACAGGGCCATTGCTGTTCATGGCAGGATAGGCCACGGGTGAAGTAGAAGAACCGCTGGAAGCAGCAATACTGAATTCAGCATTGCTGAAATAACGCCAGCCCAGGTTCAGGCCGAGAATCATATCCGCTGTGGCCTGGTAGTGAAGGCCCGCCAAAAGCGTTCCCCCCAAACCCAAGGCGGTGGGGGTGGGATCCAAACCACTGCCCAGCAGCGTACCGGCCAGGGCACCGCCGCGCAGGCCCAAACTAAAAATCAGCTGACGCATATACCAGCGCTTCATCAGACCAATTTCCAGGTCAAAGGGCAAAACGCTCGCACCGGCATCTACAGAGCGGCCGGTCGGCACCGTGGCCTGGCTCAGATTGGCCTGTTGGGGCATGGCCATGCCGCCCAAGAAGGTAAAGTAAAGTTCTGAAACCCCACTGGCCTGGGCCAGACTGTATTCAATATCCAAAGAGGCCTGGGGCACAAACATGTTTTGCTCCTGCCCTTCAAAGCCCAAGGGGACAGTTCCCAAACTGAAGCCAATTCCCGCTCCGGTTTTGGGGTATTCAATCATCTGATCACCAGCTTCATAATCCCGACCCACGATAATCGGCTGCAGCCGGAATTGAGAATTTGCCAATTCGCGCACCTTGGTAAAGCCCACATCCACAGGCACTTCCTGGCCATTCTGCATGCGGTATTCAATCACCTTAAAGCCCTGATCCAAACCAATCCCCAGCGTATCGACTGTTTCAGTGCCTGAAAGTTTGACCGTAACCTGATCCTGGGCCATATCTGCACTGTCAATCTGGTTTTTCAGAATGAAATCATTCAGACGCTTGATCTCCGTGGTCAAACCGGTAGAGCCATCGTCTGCCAGTTTCTTCTCGGCTTCAGCACGCAGGCTGGCTTCAGGATTCATATTCAGCAATTGCGCGTAAAAAGGAATTTTTTTAATCACTTCCACGATCAAGGGCTGAACCAGCACATTATCGGGGTCGACGGCATCGCCCGTCGCTTCTTTTACGATTCTGAGAATTTCATTGAAATTGCTCAGTTCATAGGTTTTGCTGATCTTCCAGCTGGTGGCCTGCTGAGAATAGAGTTCAGGCTGAGAACCACTCAATTTATAAATATCCAGTTTCATCTGCAGATCAGCTTCAAGATCAATCAGCCAGGTATTGCTGTTCTTGCTTTTGCGGCGCAAATGCCCCAAATCGACTTCACCCCAACTCCAGTCGGTTGCAAAGACATAGGCCGATTCCATGATTCGCTTGGTATCGCTCCAAGAGACCACCTTGTCGCCAATTTTGACATTGTCATTTTCTTGATTGGCAGCCATTTGTCCGGCATTTTCAAGCTGGTATTTCTTAACAAGGTTTAAAAACTCCAGCAGATTGCCCCGGCCGCCCGTGCCCAAGAGCCTATAATCAAAACGGGGAAGTTCTTTCTGAAACCCCTGAATCACATATTTATCATAGGGAACAGGGCGAAGTTGGTAAAAAGAAATATATTTACGCTGATACTCTTCAAGTTCAGCCGCACGGGTGGGGGCAGGCGCCGAGAAGATTCCACCCGCCAGTCCCCCCAGAACCAGGGTAAAAGCAAGTAAAGGACGCAGACCATAGTTCATAAAGAAACCTCTTCCAGTGAGCTTGTATTTTGCGCTTCATTATACGGTGCTGAATGCCCAAAGGCAAAAATCGCAAGCTGAGCTAGCGGTTGATCACTTGAATGTCCCGCACCTGCAGGCGCACCTTGAGCCAATTGCGTAATTTGGTCAAAACCTCAGGCTCGGGTGTTTTCTGCCAATGTAAAATCACAGTGGGTACGGGCACCGATTTCATCGTCTTCAAATCGGTACGATTCAACAAGATATAGCCAAACTGCTTCAATTCGGGGTACTGCACCTTGAGTTCAGCCAGCAAAAGATCCTGAGACTGCACTTTGCTGCGATAATGTAAAAGCTCCTGTTCCAGGCTCTGAATCTGCTGGTTCTGTTTTTGCAATTGCAAATCCTTTTGCTTGAGCACCTCTTCATTTTTACGGTACAGATCTTCCACAATGCCCACTTTCAGCTCCTGGTTGAGGCGCGTGAATTGCTGTTCCAGCTCAAGCGAGCCTTTGCGGGGTTGGTGCAAAACCAAACGCGTACCCTTGAGGCCCGCCAGGCTATCCAGTTTGCTTTGTAGTTTTTTCACCACCAAAGCCGCCAAGGGCTCGCCAATCAAGGTCAGTTCGATCAGCGAGTTATTGCCCTGATATTTCAAGGTAGTCCGGATCACTTCACTGTCGGGGAACTGAAAATTTTCACTGATAAACTGGTGGGCCTGCCGCTGAAAAAGGGTTTCTTGCACCACTCCCCAGGCCGCGTAAAGACTGGGCAGAACGGTCAGCAGGGCAAAGGCTGCAATCCAGATTTTGACCCGTTGTTCGCGTGCGGCATCGATAAAACTGACCCGTTTGAACTTGAGATAGCGCACCACCACAAAGGTCGAAAGACAGATAAAAACCGAATTGATAAAAAAGAGATAAAAGGCCCCCAGAAAAAAGCCCATATTCCAGGTGGCCAGACCAAAGCCAGCAGTACACAGAGGGGGCATCAGGGCCGTGGCAATCGCCACCCCTGGAATGGCATTGCTTTTTTCGCGGCGGGAACTGGCAACAATCCCCGCTGCTCCGCCAAAAATCGCGATCAAAACGTCAAAGATCGTCGGACGGGTACGCGCCAAAAGCTCGGACTGGGCCTGATCGAGCGGGGTAATTAAAAAATAAAGCGCCGAGGTAATCACTGCCGCCAAAACCGCAATCGAGAGATTGCGCAGCGAGCGTTTGAGCAGGTCGATATCGTTGGTGCCCAGGGCCAGGCCGGCCCCCATGATCGGGCCCATCAGCGGAGAAATCAGCATCGCGCCAATAATCACAGCCGTAGAATTGGTATTTAAGCCTATCGAAGCAATAAAAATCGCGCAAATCAGGGTCCAAAAATTGGCGCCGCGAAACTCAATATTTTTACGGATATCGCTGACCGTGGTAGTTTCGTCAGATTCTTCGCGCAAATGCACAATATCCACAACATAA
This genomic window contains:
- a CDS encoding VapC toxin family PIN domain ribonuclease, which translates into the protein MTLTYLLDTNILSEPLRPQPNPRILSQLQTQADRCATASIVIHELFYGCYRLPKGRKRSTIENYLHEVVLATLPILTYSPPAAEWHARERARLEGQGLTPPFADGQIAAVARVHGLTLVTRNLADYAHFELESIDWSL
- a CDS encoding prevent-host-death family protein, which codes for MSSSYSIAEAKNALPSLVHAAETGTCVQITRRGKPVAVLLSMDDYSRLTHPQPSFGTALQAFLSHPPEPLPPDDTFDNLRDSSPGRSFHW
- a CDS encoding aerotolerance regulator BatA; translation: MRFANPEAFLLLLVLPLFWFLRRNRQEPSQAMPLPAYQFLKDIRQPWPWKLWLPRLLTLLGLICLISAMARPQAGREVTSTKEKGVDIILALDTSGSMLAEDFLPNRLEAAKKVIAEFVRNQKSNRVGMVVFAGRSFTLLPMTTDYSLIIEAIKDIHPHIVKIDGTAIGDGISNAIYRFREDNLKSRVLILLTDGENTAGNIKPLVAAQVARQKNVRIYTIGMGKAEGVPIPVTDPRTGQRYYVRDRSGNLYLSRINAKELTEIAQLTGGLYFQADNAEKLKDIYKRIAEMEKAEYEVKHTTLYLEQMVWFGVPALILLMLALLMNLTVSRVLRV
- a CDS encoding TIGR00341 family protein, with amino-acid sequence MPELPLLAWTVSLNGMLCLKKSLQNSEGALFMSEESSAQPPEASSPSLEVTETAAPVSGDSDPLKEQIEKDERLLNRSVSLVFRQFRHYVVDIVHLREESDETTTVSDIRKNIEFRGANFWTLICAIFIASIGLNTNSTAVIIGAMLISPLMGPIMGAGLALGTNDIDLLKRSLRNLSIAVLAAVITSALYFLITPLDQAQSELLARTRPTIFDVLIAIFGGAAGIVASSRREKSNAIPGVAIATALMPPLCTAGFGLATWNMGFFLGAFYLFFINSVFICLSTFVVVRYLKFKRVSFIDAAREQRVKIWIAAFALLTVLPSLYAAWGVVQETLFQRQAHQFISENFQFPDSEVIRTTLKYQGNNSLIELTLIGEPLAALVVKKLQSKLDSLAGLKGTRLVLHQPRKGSLELEQQFTRLNQELKVGIVEDLYRKNEEVLKQKDLQLQKQNQQIQSLEQELLHYRSKVQSQDLLLAELKVQYPELKQFGYILLNRTDLKTMKSVPVPTVILHWQKTPEPEVLTKLRNWLKVRLQVRDIQVINR